Proteins encoded within one genomic window of Homo sapiens chromosome 21, GRCh38.p14 Primary Assembly:
- the KRTAP10-4 gene encoding keratin-associated protein 10-4, giving the protein MSVCSSDLSYSSRVCLPGSCDSCSDSWQVDDCPESCCEPPCCAPSCCAPAPCLSLVCTPVSRVSSPCCPVTCEPSPCQSGCTSSCTPSCCQQSSCQLACCASSPCQQACCVPVCCKTVCCKPVCCVPVCCGDSSCCQQSSCQSACCTSSPCQQACCVPICCKPVCSGISSSCCQQSSCVSCVSSPCCQAVCEPSPCQSGCISSCTPSCCQQSSCQPACCTSSSCQQACCVPVCCKTVCCKPVCSEDSSSCCQQSSCQPACCTSSPCQQACCVPVCCKPVCCKPVCSVPICSGASSLCCQQSSCQPACCTSSQSQQGCCVPVCCKPVSCVPVCSGASSSCCQQSSCQPACCTTSCCRPSSSVSLLCRPVCRPACCVPVPSCCAPTSSCQPSCCRPASCVSLL; this is encoded by the coding sequence ATGTCCGTCTGCTCCAGCGACCTGAGCTACAGCAGCCGCGTCTGCCTTCCTGGTTCCTGTGACTCTTGCTCCGACTCCTGGCAGGTGGACGACTGCCCAGAGAGCTGCTGCGAGCCCCCCTGCTGCGCCCCCAGCTGCTGCGCCCCGGCCCCCTGCCTGAGCCTGGTCTGCACCCCAGTGAGCCGTGTGTCCAGCCCCTGCTGCCCAGTGACCTGTGAGCCCAGCCCCTGCCAATCAGGCTGCACCAGCTCCTGCACGCCCTCGTGCTGCCAGCAGTCTAGCTGCCAGCTGGCTTGCTGTGCCTCCTCCCCCTGCCAGCAGGCCTGCTGCGTGCCCGTCTGCTGCAAGACTGTCTGCTGCAAGCCTGTGTGCTGTGTGCCCGTCTGCTGTGGGGATTCTTCATGCTGCCAGCAGTCTAGCTGCCAGTCAGCTTGCTGCACCTCCTCCCCCTGCCAGCAGGCCTGCTGTGTGCCCATCTGCTGCAAGCCTGTCTGCTCTGGGATTTCCTCTTCGTGCTGCCAGCAGTCTAGCTGTGTGAGCTGTGTGTCCAGCCCCTGCTGCCAGGCGGTCTGTGAGCCCAGCCCCTGCCAATCAGGCTGCATCAGCTCCTGCACGCCCTCGTGCTGCCAGCAGTCTAGCTGCCAGCCGGCTTGCtgcacctcctcctcctgccagcAGGCCTGCTGCGTGCCCGTCTGCTGCAAGACTGTCTGCTGCAAGCCTGTGTGCTCTGAGGATTCCTCTTCATGCTGCCAGCAGTCTAGCTGCCAGCCGGCTTGCTGCACCTCCTCTCCCTGCCAGCAGGCTTGCTGTGTGCCTGTCTGCTGCAAGCCTGTGTGCTGCAAGCCTGTCTGCTCTGTGCCCATCTGCTCTGGGGCTTCCTCTCTGTGCTGCCAGCAGTCTAGCTGCCAGCCAGCTTGCTGCACCTCCTCCCAAAGCCAGCAGGGCTGCTGCGTGCCCGTCTGCTGCAAGCCTGTGAGCTGTGTGCCTGTTTGCTCTGGGGCTTCCTCTTCATGCTGCCAGCAATCTAGCTGCCAGCCAGCTTGCTGCACCACCTCCTGCTGCAGACCCTCCTCCTCCGTGTCCCTCCTCTGCCGCCCCGTGTGCAGGCCCGCCTGCTGCGTGCCCGTCCCTTCCTGCTGTgctcccacctcctcctgccaACCCAGCTGCTGCCGCCCAGCCTCCTGCGTGTCCCTCCTCTGA
- the KRTAP10-6 gene encoding keratin-associated protein 10-6 — protein MAASTMSVCSSDLSYGSRVCLPGSCDSCSDSWQVDDCPESCCEPPCCAPAPCLSLVCTPVSRVSSPCCPVTCEPSPCQSGCTSSCTPSCCQQSSCQLACCASSPCQQACCVPVCCKTVCCKPVCCVSVCCGDSSCCQQSSCQSACCTSSPCQQACCVPVCCKPVCSGISSSCCQQSSCVSCVSSPCCQAVCEPSPCQSGCTSSCTPSCCQQSSCQPTCCTSSPCQQACCVPVCCVPVCCVPTCSEDSSSCCQQSSCQPACCTSSPCQHACCVPVCSGASTSCCQQSSCQPACCTASCCRSSSSVSLLCHPVCKSTCCVPVPSCGASASSCQPSCCRTASCVSLLCRPMCSRPACYSLCSGQKSSC, from the coding sequence ATGGCCGCGTCCACCATGTCCGTCTGCTCCAGCGACCTGAGCTACGGCAGCCGCGTCTGCCTTCCTGGTTCCTGTGACTCTTGCTCCGACTCCTGGCAGGTGGACGACTGCCCAGAGAGCTGCTGTGAGCCCCCCTGCTGCGCCCCGGCCCCCTGCCTGAGCCTGGTCTGCACCCCAGTGAGCCGTGTGTCCAGCCCCTGCTGCCCAGTGACCTGTGAGCCCAGCCCCTGCCAATCAGGCTGCACCAGCTCCTGCACGCCCTCGTGCTGCCAGCAGTCTAGCTGCCAGCTGGCTTGCTGTGCCTCCTCCCCCTGCCAGCAGGCCTGCTGCGTGCCCGTCTGCTGCAAGACTGTCTGCTGCAAGCCTGTGTGCTGTGTGTCCGTCTGCTGTGGGGATTCTTCATGCTGCCAGCAGTCTAGCTGCCAGTCAGCTTGCTGCACCTCCTCCCCCTGCCAGCAGGCCTGCTGTGTGCCCGTCTGCTGCAAGCCTGTCTGCTCTGGGATTTCCTCTTCGTGCTGCCAGCAGTCTAGCTGTGTGAGCTGTGTGTCCAGCCCCTGCTGCCAGGCGGTCTGTGAGCCCAGCCCCTGCCAATCAGGCTGCACCAGCTCCTGCACACCCTCATGCTGCCAGCAGTCTAGCTGCCAGCCAACTTGCTGCACCTCCTCCCCCTGCCAGCAGGCCTGCTGCGTGCCCGTCTGCTGCGTGCCTGTGTGCTGTGTGCCCACCTGCTCTGAGGATTCCTCTTCATGCTGCCAGCAGTCTAGCTGCCAGCCAGCTTGCTGCACCTCCTCCCCCTGCCAGCACGCCTGCTGTGTGCCCGTCTGCTCTGGGGCTTCCACATCATGCTGCCAGCAGTCTAGCTGCCAGCCGGCTTGCTGCACCGCCTCCTGCTGCAGATCCTCCTCCTCCGTGTCCCTCCTCTGCCACCCTGTGTGCAAGTCCACCTGCTGCGTGCCCGTCCCCTCCTGTggtgcctctgcctcctcctgccaGCCCAGCTGCTGCCGCACGGCCTCCTGTGTTTCCCTCCTCTGCCGCCCCATGTGCTCCCGCCCTGCCTGCTACAGCCTCTGCTCTGGCCAGAAGTCCAGCTGCTGA
- the KRTAP10-5 gene encoding keratin-associated protein 10-5, which translates to MAACTMSVCSSACSDSWRVDDCPESCCEPPCGTAPCLTLVCTPVSCVSSPCCQAACEPSPCQSGCTSSCTPSCCQPACCASSPCQQACCVPVCCKPVCCLPTCSKDSSSCCQQSSCQPTCCASSSCQQSCCVPVCCKPVCCVPTCSEDSSSCCQHSSCQPTCCTSSPCQQSCYVPVCCKPVCCKPICCVPVCSGASTSCCQQSSCQPACCTTSCCRPSSSVSLLCRPICRPACCLPISSCCAPASSYQASCCRPASCVSLLCRPACSPLAC; encoded by the coding sequence ATGGCCGCGTGCACCATGTCCGTCTGCTCCAGCGCTTGCTCTGACTCCTGGCGAGTGGACGACTGCCCAGAGAGCTGCTGTGAGCCCCCCTGCGGCACCGCCCCCTGCCTGACCCTGGTCTGCACCCCAGTGAGCTGTGTGTCCAGCCCCTGCTGCCAGGCGGCCTGTGAGCCCAGCCCCTGCCAATCAGGCTGCACCAGCTCCTGCACGCCCTCGTGCTGCCAGCCGGCTTGCTGCGCCTCCTCCCCCTGCCAGCAGGCCTGCTGCGTGCCCGTCTGCTGCAAGCCTGTGTGCTGCCTGCCCACCTGCTCTAAGGATTCCTCTTCATGCTGCCAGCAGTCTAGCTGCCAGCCAACTTGCTGTGCCTCTTCCTCCTGCCAGCAGTCCTGCTGTGTGCCTGTCTGCTGCAAGCCCGTGTGCTGTGTGCCCACCTGTTCTGAGGATTCCTCTTCATGCTGCCAGCATTCTAGCTGCCAGCCGACTTGCTGCACCTCCTCCCCCTGCCAGCAGTCCTGCTACGTGCCTGTCTGTTGCAAGCCTGTCTGCTGCAAACCCATCTGCTGTGTGCCCGTCTGCTCTGGGGCTTCCACTTCATGCTGCCAGCAGTCTAGCTGTCAGCCGGCTTGCTGCACCACCTCCTGCTGCAGACCCTCCTCCTCCGTGTCCCTCCTCTGCCGCCCCATATGCAGGCCCGCCTGCTGCCTGCCCATCTCCTCCTGCTGTGCCCCTGCCTCCTCCTACCAGGCCAGCTGCTGCCGCCCGGCCTCCTGCGTGTCCCTCCTCTGCCGCCCCGCGTGCTCCCCCCTGGCCTGCTGA
- the KRTAP10-3 gene encoding keratin-associated protein 10-3: MATSTMSVCSSAYSDSWQVDACPESCCEPPCCATSCCAPAPCLTLVCTPVSCVSSPCCQAACEPSPCQSGCTSSCTPSCCQQSSCQPACCTSSPCQQACCVPVCCKPVCCVPVCCKPVCCKPICCVPVCSGASSSCCQQSSRQPACCTTSCCRPSSSVSLLCRPVCRSTCCVPIPSCCAPASTCQPSCCRPASCVSLLCRPTCSRLSSACCGLSSGQKSSC; the protein is encoded by the coding sequence atgGCCACGTCTACCATGTCCGTCTGCTCCAGCGCTTACTCTGACTCCTGGCAGGTGGACGCCTGCCCAGAGAGCTGCTGTGAGCCCCCCTGCTGCGCCACCAGCTGCTGCGCCCCGGCCCCCTGCCTGACCCTGGTCTGCACCCCAGTGAGCTGTGTGTCCAGCCCCTGCTGCCAGGCGGCCTGTGAGCCCAGCCCCTGCCAGTCAGGCTGCACCAGCTCCTGCACGCCCTCGTGCTGCCAGCAGTCTAGCTGCCAGCCAGCTTGCTGCACATCCTCCCCCTGCCAGCAGGCCTGCTGCGTGCCTGTCTGCTGCAAGCCAGTCTGCTGTGTGCCCGTCTGCTGCAAGCCTGTCTGCTGCAAGCCCATCTGCTGTGTGCCCGTCTGCTCTGGGGCTTCCTCTTCATGCTGCCAGCAGTCTAGCCGCCAGCCGGCTTGCTGCACCACCTCCTGCTGCAGACCCTCCTCCTCCGTGTCCCTCCTCTGCCGCCCCGTGTGCAGGTCCACCTGCTGTGTGCCCATCCCCTCCTGCTGTGCCCCTGCCTCCACCTGCCAGCCCAGCTGCTGCCGCCCGGCCTCCTGCGTGTCCCTCCTCTGCCGCCCCACGTGCTCCCGCCTCTCTTCCGCGTGCTGCGGCCTCTCCTCAGGCCAGAAGTCCAGCTGCTGA